The proteins below come from a single Zea mays cultivar B73 chromosome 8, Zm-B73-REFERENCE-NAM-5.0, whole genome shotgun sequence genomic window:
- the LOC100216928 gene encoding Thioredoxin-like 2, chloroplastic, with protein sequence MADALLPRRFLAPLSVVSGASSSASSSPPCLWVLSSPGSPRRPRLAAGHPQPRPRRFTRHKTYAAERGEQLKWWEKNAGPNMIDIHSTVEFLDALRDAGDNLVIVEFYGTWCASCRALFPRLCRTALENPDILFLKVNFDENKPMCKRLNVKVLPFFHFYRGADGLLEAFSCSLAKFQKLKDAIAMHNTARCSIGPPVGVGDVDLLDNASPQEKPAEASPR encoded by the exons ATGGCCGACGCTCTCCTTCCACGCCGCTTCCTCGCGCCGTTGTCAGTCGTatccggagcctcttcatcagccTCTTCGTCCCCGCCGTGTCTTTGGGTGCTCTCGTCGCCCGGCTCCCCGCGCCGGCCGCGCCTGGCGGCCGGTCACCCGCAACCCCGGCCTCGCCGGTTCACTCGGCACAAG ACTTATGCAGCAGAGCGTGGTGAGCAACTGAAATGGTGGGAGAAAAATGCTGGACCAAATATGATTGACATCCACTCCACAGTGGAGTTCTTGGATGCACTTAGAGATGCTGGAGACAATCTTGTTATTGTTGAGTTCTACGGAACCTGGTGTGCTTCATGCAGGGCTCTCTTTCCAAGG CTCTGCCGGACAGCTTTGGAGAACCCTGATATATTGTTTCTAAAAGTGAATTTTGATGAAAACAAACCTATGTGCAAACGACTGAATGTCAAAGTCCTTCCTTTCTTCCATTTTTATCGTGGAGCTGACGGGCTACTTGAGGCTTTCTCCTGTTCCTTAGCTAAG TTTCAGAAGCTGAAGGATGCCATTGCAATGCACAACACTGCTCGTTGCAGCATTGGTCCACCTGTTGGAGTTGGCGATGTTGACTTGCTGGATAACGCGAGCCCTCAAGAGAAACCTGCAGAAGCTAGCCCACGGTAG